The Citrifermentans bemidjiense Bem genome window below encodes:
- a CDS encoding FixH family protein → MTKRTTKTTCCYRVVLVTLFGIFIAGMAATFFASGMLASRVTDPDYYRNGLNYDRTRSGARNPGLKWTLTATLAGRDLLVRVCDEKGAPVAGGSLSLHPGKKTDSSALPLQLAESAPGVFRTSLPVSAQSELQGVLLFTRGEASASQRVVFFN, encoded by the coding sequence CGTCCTAGTGACGCTGTTCGGCATCTTCATCGCCGGCATGGCCGCTACCTTTTTCGCCTCCGGGATGCTTGCGAGCCGCGTCACCGATCCCGACTATTACCGCAACGGGCTCAACTACGACCGCACCCGAAGCGGCGCCAGGAACCCAGGGCTCAAATGGACCCTGACGGCGACGCTTGCCGGGCGCGACCTGCTGGTTCGCGTCTGCGACGAGAAGGGGGCGCCGGTTGCCGGAGGGAGCCTTTCCCTGCACCCCGGCAAAAAAACGGACAGCTCCGCGTTGCCGCTGCAGCTTGCCGAGAGCGCACCTGGGGTATTCCGGACTTCGTTGCCGGTATCCGCCCAGAGTGAGCTTCAGGGGGTGCTCCTCTTCACCAGGGGCGAGGCCAGCGCGAGCCAAAGGGTGGTGTTCTTCAATTGA